A part of Salmo salar chromosome ssa18, Ssal_v3.1, whole genome shotgun sequence genomic DNA contains:
- the LOC123728691 gene encoding uncharacterized protein — MNSHYFYTSPRPAPTHHFYRSMYPTVITPPMQWPNIYSLYPPFIPIQYQFPLNLLSRSTRGFQGSDPSAFHHYHQPSPLPWCNYRLMSNPYWNYHQHLYANLSAPVAPVAPTLTRPQRFQNQGGTWPEGFTLRGELRWGRLERVYGPRRELPEFVREDLRRVYGTYPRTDVSITYQGGEYMVRGDTHVGEQEYRVERRIVRQQESPEGDSMSEVVEKRRRKMR, encoded by the coding sequence ATGAACTCTCACTACTTTTACACATCACCTCGACCTGCACCTACACACCACTTTTACAGATCTATGTATCCCACCGTCATCACCCCACCGATGCAGTGGCCCAACATCTACAGTCTCTACCCTCCATTTATCCCCATCCAGTATCAATTCCCCTTAAACTTGCTCTCCAGGAGCACTAGGGGATTCCAGGGATCTGATCCCAGTGCGTTCCACCACTATCATCAACCTTCTCCTCTGCCCTGGTGTAACTATAGACTTATGTCTAACCCTTACTGGAACTACCACCAGCACCTGTATGCCAATCTTTCTGCTCCAGTGGCTCCTGTGGCCCCTACTCTAACCAGGCCCCAGAGGTTCCAGAACCAGGGAGGGACCTGGCCCGAGGGCTTCACCCTGAGAGGAGAGCTTCGCTGGGGCAGGCTGGAGAGGGTGTATGGCCCCCGCAGGGAGCTGCCTGAGTTTGTGAGGGAGGACCTGCGGAGAGTGTACGGTACCTATCCCCGGACGGATGTTAGTATCACCTACCAGGGAGGGGAGTACATGGTGCGAGGGGACACCCATGTTGGGGAACAAGAgtacagagtggagaggaggatagTGAGGCAGCAGGAGAGTCCTGAGGGGGATAGCATGAGTGAggtagtagagaagaggaggagaaagatgaGATGA